The following coding sequences lie in one Osmerus mordax isolate fOsmMor3 chromosome 13, fOsmMor3.pri, whole genome shotgun sequence genomic window:
- the secisbp2l gene encoding selenocysteine insertion sequence-binding protein 2-like isoform X2 — MDASDNKDVKLSAEVEPFIPQKKGLEGTLISMSLSGETGGQGGGAGGGGGGGGGEPTPIPSYLITCYPFVQENQPNRYRQHPMYNGGELRWQQPNHSPGGPYLAYPILSSPQPPVSNDYTYYQIMPAPCPPMMGFYQPFPGAYPGPVQAGGLSPVSADVGDRQPPLGQAFGLANQRGRGMIRPAALPKVSDQQLGVCQPPRSRRPPPTRSVAVQKEVCASGPDGRTKTVLLVDAAQQTGMHTSAPPNFPGEVSGRCASERASPLLWKNRPRRRRASHPTESSSEQGASEADIDSDSGYCSPKHNQAAGATQRTAEPSTAATGVESGVMTAVSCVNVASQATQKPWGDRNPAFHRAGKTPEQRHFQQDFQGGYPGRPSPAQAERRLQAGGIPGSELTPEPLYFEDEDEFPELVTGAAALRNSKPEPNPAQSQAKLPKNLLDNLPENSPINIVQTPIPITTSVPKRAKSQRKKALAAALATAQEYSEISMEQRKLQEALTKAAGKKSKTPVQLDLGDMLAALEKQQQALKAKQLTNTKPLSFTVGTAPPFHGSASTNVASMLKQPYSAPHNSLDSTAPRLKRGKEREVPKVKRPTALKKIILKEREGKKGKSCVEQGSSGQEEQGDEELHFTDDLSREPASQDENGLSMLSDASLSPASQNSPYSITPVSQGSPASSGIGSPMAANAITKIHSRRFREYCNQVLNKEIDESVTLLLQELVRFQERVYQKDPSKAKAKRRLVMGLREVTKHMKLHKIKCVLISPNCEKIQAKGGLDEALYNVIAMAREQEIPFVFALGRKALGRCVNKLVPVSVVGIFNYSGAESLFNRLVSLTEEARKAYKDMVSALEQEQAEEALKHDKKVPHHMGHSRNPSAASAISFCSVISEPISEVNEKEYETNWRSMVESSDALEPVETEPSRPAPSSSSHRDGEAPSSSTNHPTQGPSLPPGPAALQPRAGPSTLGSGDREEGRADDRLELASQQSTETGSLDGSCRDQLNSSITSTTSTLVPGMLEEAEEEEDEEEDYTPEPISVEVPPLSSRIESWVSTTLENFQLGKSLDSTEEDDDEEEDEEEGQSEEEDELDSADLAVTGPGSKEQMEAKKITG, encoded by the exons ATGGACGCTAGTGACAACAAG GATGTGAAGCTTTCAGCCGAGGTGGAACCGTTCATCCCACAGAAGAAAGGTCTGGAAGGAACACTGATCAGCATGAGCCTGTCTGGAGAGACGGGAGGACAAGGAGGcggggcgggaggaggaggaggtggaggggggggagagcctACCCCCATTCCCAGCTACCTCATCACCTGTTACCCCTTTGTCCAGGAGAACCAGCCCAACAGGTACAG GCAGCACCCTATGTATAATGGAGGAGAACTGCGCTGGCAGCAGCCCAACCACAGCCCTGGTGGCCCGTACCTAGCCTACCCCATCCTGTCCTCCCCGCAGCCCCCCGTCTCCAACGACTACACCTACTACCAGATCATGcccgctccctgcccccctATGATGGGCTTCTACCAGCCCTTCCCCGGAGCGTACCCTGGCCCCGTtcaggctggggggctgagtcCTGTATCAGCCGATGTCGGCGACAGACAGCCCCCTCTGGGACAGGCGTTTGGCCTGGCcaatcagagagggaggggcatgATCCGACCAGCTGCGCTGCCAAAGGTGAGTGAC cagcagctgggGGTGTGCCAGCCCCCCAGGTCCCGCCGCCCGCCCCCCACCAGGAGTGTGGCGGTGCAGAAAGAGGTGTGTGCCTCGGGGCCCGACGGCAGGACCAAGACTGTCCTCCTGGTGGATGCTGCACAGCAGACCGGTATGCACACCAGTGCCCCCCCCA ACTTCCCCGGCGAGGTGTCGGGGCGGTGTGCGTCCGAGCGAGCCAGCCCGCTGCTCTGGAAGAACCGGCCCCGGAGGAGACGGGCGTCTCACCCGACGGAGAGCTCCAGCGAGCAGGGGGCCAGCGAGGCCGATATAGACAGCGACAGCGGCTACTGCAGCCCTAAACACAACCAGGCCGCCGGCGCCACGCAGCGCACGGCCGagccatccaccgccgccacg GGTGTGGAATCTGGAGTAATGACGG caGTGAGCTGTGTGAATGTGGCCTCCCAGGCTACCCAGAAGCCCTGGGGAGACAGGAACCCAGCCTTCCACAGAGCAGGGAAGACCCCCGAGCAGAGGCACTtccaacag gacttCCAGGGAGGCTACCCCGGTCGCCCCAGCCCGgcccaggcagagaggaggctgcaggCGGGAGGCATCCCTGGGTCTGAGCTCACTCCTGAGCCCCTCTACTTTGAG gATGAAGATGAGTTTCCAGAGCTCGTAACAGGAGCGGCAGCACTCCGCAACAGCAAGCCAGAACCTAACCCGGCCCAGTCCCAGGCCAAACTCCCCAAGAACCTG ctgGACAATCTGCCAGAGAACTCCCCCATCAACATCGTCCAGACCCCCATCCCCATCACCACCTCCGTCCCCAAGAGGGCCAAGAGCCAGAGGAAGAAGGCTCTGGCTGCTGCCCTGGCAACAGCACAGGAGTACTCTGAGATCAGCATGGAGCAGAGAAAACTCCAG GAGGCGCTGACCAAGGCTGCAGGGAAGAAGAGTAAGACTCCAGTCCAGCTGGACCTGGGAGACATGCTGGCTGCTCTGGAGAAACAACAGCAGGCCTTAAAGGCCAAGCAACTCACCAACACAAAGCCACTGTCctttacag TGGGAACGGCGCCTCCGTTTCACGGCTCGGCCTCCACCAACGTGGCGTCCATGTTGAAGCAGCCTTACTCCGCCCCCCACAACTCCCTGGACTCCACCGCCCCCCGTctgaagagggggaaggagagggaggtccCCAAGGTCAAACGACCCACCGCCCTGAAGAAG ATCATCCTGAAGGAGCGTGAAGGGAAGAAAGGGAAGAGCTGTGTGGAGCAGGGTTCCTCAGGacaagaggagcagggagacgaGGAGCTGCACTTTACAGACGACCTCTCGCGGGAGCCTGCCTCCCAGGATG AGAACggtctgagcatgctcagtgaTGCGTCCCTGTCGCCGGCCAGTCAGAACTCTCCTTACAGCATCACTCCAGTTTCCCAGGGTTCCCCTGCCAGCAGTGGCATCGGTAGCCCCATGGCCGCCAACGCCATCACCAAGATACACAGCCGTCGCTTCAGAGA GTACTGTAACCAGGTGCTGAACAAGGAGATCGACGAGAGCGTGACGCTGCTTCTGCAGGAGCTGGTGCGCTTCCAGGAGCGCGTCTACCAGAAGGACCCCTCCAAGGCCAAGGCCAAGCGCAGGCTGGTCATGGGGCTGCGGGAGGTCACCAAACACATGAAGCTGCACAAGATCAAGTGTGTCCTCATCTCCCCCAACTGTGAGAAGATCCAGGCCAAAG GGGGTCTGGACGAAGCTCTGTACAACGTCATCGCCATGGCGAGAGAACAGGAGATCCCGTTTGTGTTCGCCCTGGGCAGGAAGGCTCTGGGGCGCTGCGTCAACAAGCTGGTGCCAGTCAGCGTGGTGGGCATCTTCAACTACTCCGGAGCAGAG AGTTTGTTTAACCGCCTGGTGTCTTTGACGGAGGAGGCGAGGAAGGCCTATAAGGACATGGTGTCCGctctggagcaggagcaggcagaggaggccCTGAAGCACGACAAGAAGGTCCCCCATCACATGGGCCACTCCCGGAACCCCTCCGCGGCCTCCGCCATCTCCTTCTGCTCCGTCATCTCTGAGCCCATCTCCGAGGTCAACGAGAAGGAGTACG AGACCAACTGGAGAAGCATGGTGGAGTCGTCCGACGccctggagcctgtggagactgAGCCTAGccgccctgctccctcctcaaGCTCCCACAGAGACGGAGAAGccccgtcctcctccaccaACCACCCCACCCAGGGCCCCAGTCTGCCCCCAGGCCCTGCCGCCCTCCAGCCCCGGGCAGGGCCCTCGACCCTGGGCtcaggggacagggaggagggccgGGCCGACGACCGCCTGGAGCTGGCCTCCCAGCAGAGCACCGAGACGGGCTCTCTGGATGGGAGCTGCCGGGACCAGCTcaactcctccatcacctccaccacctccaccctggtCCCGGGCATGCTGGaggaggccgaggaggaggaggacgaggaggaagattACACCCCGGAGCCCATCTCGGTGGAGGTTCCTCCCCTGAGCAGCCGCATCGAGTCCTGGGTGTCCACCACGCTGGAGAACTTCCAGCTGGGGAAGAGCCTGGACAGCACCGAGGAAGAcgacgacgaggaggaggatgaggaggaagggcaGAGCGAGGAAGAGGACGAGTTGGATTCAGCCGACCTGGCGGTGACCGGCCCGGGGAGCAAGGAGCAGATGGAGGCCAAGAAGATCACTGGTTGA
- the secisbp2l gene encoding selenocysteine insertion sequence-binding protein 2-like isoform X1 — translation MDASDNKDVKLSAEVEPFIPQKKGLEGTLISMSLSGETGGQGGGAGGGGGGGGGEPTPIPSYLITCYPFVQENQPNRYRQHPMYNGGELRWQQPNHSPGGPYLAYPILSSPQPPVSNDYTYYQIMPAPCPPMMGFYQPFPGAYPGPVQAGGLSPVSADVGDRQPPLGQAFGLANQRGRGMIRPAALPKQQQQQQQQQQQQLGVCQPPRSRRPPPTRSVAVQKEVCASGPDGRTKTVLLVDAAQQTGMHTSAPPNFPGEVSGRCASERASPLLWKNRPRRRRASHPTESSSEQGASEADIDSDSGYCSPKHNQAAGATQRTAEPSTAATGVESGVMTAVSCVNVASQATQKPWGDRNPAFHRAGKTPEQRHFQQDFQGGYPGRPSPAQAERRLQAGGIPGSELTPEPLYFEDEDEFPELVTGAAALRNSKPEPNPAQSQAKLPKNLLDNLPENSPINIVQTPIPITTSVPKRAKSQRKKALAAALATAQEYSEISMEQRKLQEALTKAAGKKSKTPVQLDLGDMLAALEKQQQALKAKQLTNTKPLSFTVGTAPPFHGSASTNVASMLKQPYSAPHNSLDSTAPRLKRGKEREVPKVKRPTALKKIILKEREGKKGKSCVEQGSSGQEEQGDEELHFTDDLSREPASQDENGLSMLSDASLSPASQNSPYSITPVSQGSPASSGIGSPMAANAITKIHSRRFREYCNQVLNKEIDESVTLLLQELVRFQERVYQKDPSKAKAKRRLVMGLREVTKHMKLHKIKCVLISPNCEKIQAKGGLDEALYNVIAMAREQEIPFVFALGRKALGRCVNKLVPVSVVGIFNYSGAESLFNRLVSLTEEARKAYKDMVSALEQEQAEEALKHDKKVPHHMGHSRNPSAASAISFCSVISEPISEVNEKEYETNWRSMVESSDALEPVETEPSRPAPSSSSHRDGEAPSSSTNHPTQGPSLPPGPAALQPRAGPSTLGSGDREEGRADDRLELASQQSTETGSLDGSCRDQLNSSITSTTSTLVPGMLEEAEEEEDEEEDYTPEPISVEVPPLSSRIESWVSTTLENFQLGKSLDSTEEDDDEEEDEEEGQSEEEDELDSADLAVTGPGSKEQMEAKKITG, via the exons ATGGACGCTAGTGACAACAAG GATGTGAAGCTTTCAGCCGAGGTGGAACCGTTCATCCCACAGAAGAAAGGTCTGGAAGGAACACTGATCAGCATGAGCCTGTCTGGAGAGACGGGAGGACAAGGAGGcggggcgggaggaggaggaggtggaggggggggagagcctACCCCCATTCCCAGCTACCTCATCACCTGTTACCCCTTTGTCCAGGAGAACCAGCCCAACAGGTACAG GCAGCACCCTATGTATAATGGAGGAGAACTGCGCTGGCAGCAGCCCAACCACAGCCCTGGTGGCCCGTACCTAGCCTACCCCATCCTGTCCTCCCCGCAGCCCCCCGTCTCCAACGACTACACCTACTACCAGATCATGcccgctccctgcccccctATGATGGGCTTCTACCAGCCCTTCCCCGGAGCGTACCCTGGCCCCGTtcaggctggggggctgagtcCTGTATCAGCCGATGTCGGCGACAGACAGCCCCCTCTGGGACAGGCGTTTGGCCTGGCcaatcagagagggaggggcatgATCCGACCAGCTGCGCTGCCAAAG cagcaacagcagcagcagcaacagcaacagcagcagctgggGGTGTGCCAGCCCCCCAGGTCCCGCCGCCCGCCCCCCACCAGGAGTGTGGCGGTGCAGAAAGAGGTGTGTGCCTCGGGGCCCGACGGCAGGACCAAGACTGTCCTCCTGGTGGATGCTGCACAGCAGACCGGTATGCACACCAGTGCCCCCCCCA ACTTCCCCGGCGAGGTGTCGGGGCGGTGTGCGTCCGAGCGAGCCAGCCCGCTGCTCTGGAAGAACCGGCCCCGGAGGAGACGGGCGTCTCACCCGACGGAGAGCTCCAGCGAGCAGGGGGCCAGCGAGGCCGATATAGACAGCGACAGCGGCTACTGCAGCCCTAAACACAACCAGGCCGCCGGCGCCACGCAGCGCACGGCCGagccatccaccgccgccacg GGTGTGGAATCTGGAGTAATGACGG caGTGAGCTGTGTGAATGTGGCCTCCCAGGCTACCCAGAAGCCCTGGGGAGACAGGAACCCAGCCTTCCACAGAGCAGGGAAGACCCCCGAGCAGAGGCACTtccaacag gacttCCAGGGAGGCTACCCCGGTCGCCCCAGCCCGgcccaggcagagaggaggctgcaggCGGGAGGCATCCCTGGGTCTGAGCTCACTCCTGAGCCCCTCTACTTTGAG gATGAAGATGAGTTTCCAGAGCTCGTAACAGGAGCGGCAGCACTCCGCAACAGCAAGCCAGAACCTAACCCGGCCCAGTCCCAGGCCAAACTCCCCAAGAACCTG ctgGACAATCTGCCAGAGAACTCCCCCATCAACATCGTCCAGACCCCCATCCCCATCACCACCTCCGTCCCCAAGAGGGCCAAGAGCCAGAGGAAGAAGGCTCTGGCTGCTGCCCTGGCAACAGCACAGGAGTACTCTGAGATCAGCATGGAGCAGAGAAAACTCCAG GAGGCGCTGACCAAGGCTGCAGGGAAGAAGAGTAAGACTCCAGTCCAGCTGGACCTGGGAGACATGCTGGCTGCTCTGGAGAAACAACAGCAGGCCTTAAAGGCCAAGCAACTCACCAACACAAAGCCACTGTCctttacag TGGGAACGGCGCCTCCGTTTCACGGCTCGGCCTCCACCAACGTGGCGTCCATGTTGAAGCAGCCTTACTCCGCCCCCCACAACTCCCTGGACTCCACCGCCCCCCGTctgaagagggggaaggagagggaggtccCCAAGGTCAAACGACCCACCGCCCTGAAGAAG ATCATCCTGAAGGAGCGTGAAGGGAAGAAAGGGAAGAGCTGTGTGGAGCAGGGTTCCTCAGGacaagaggagcagggagacgaGGAGCTGCACTTTACAGACGACCTCTCGCGGGAGCCTGCCTCCCAGGATG AGAACggtctgagcatgctcagtgaTGCGTCCCTGTCGCCGGCCAGTCAGAACTCTCCTTACAGCATCACTCCAGTTTCCCAGGGTTCCCCTGCCAGCAGTGGCATCGGTAGCCCCATGGCCGCCAACGCCATCACCAAGATACACAGCCGTCGCTTCAGAGA GTACTGTAACCAGGTGCTGAACAAGGAGATCGACGAGAGCGTGACGCTGCTTCTGCAGGAGCTGGTGCGCTTCCAGGAGCGCGTCTACCAGAAGGACCCCTCCAAGGCCAAGGCCAAGCGCAGGCTGGTCATGGGGCTGCGGGAGGTCACCAAACACATGAAGCTGCACAAGATCAAGTGTGTCCTCATCTCCCCCAACTGTGAGAAGATCCAGGCCAAAG GGGGTCTGGACGAAGCTCTGTACAACGTCATCGCCATGGCGAGAGAACAGGAGATCCCGTTTGTGTTCGCCCTGGGCAGGAAGGCTCTGGGGCGCTGCGTCAACAAGCTGGTGCCAGTCAGCGTGGTGGGCATCTTCAACTACTCCGGAGCAGAG AGTTTGTTTAACCGCCTGGTGTCTTTGACGGAGGAGGCGAGGAAGGCCTATAAGGACATGGTGTCCGctctggagcaggagcaggcagaggaggccCTGAAGCACGACAAGAAGGTCCCCCATCACATGGGCCACTCCCGGAACCCCTCCGCGGCCTCCGCCATCTCCTTCTGCTCCGTCATCTCTGAGCCCATCTCCGAGGTCAACGAGAAGGAGTACG AGACCAACTGGAGAAGCATGGTGGAGTCGTCCGACGccctggagcctgtggagactgAGCCTAGccgccctgctccctcctcaaGCTCCCACAGAGACGGAGAAGccccgtcctcctccaccaACCACCCCACCCAGGGCCCCAGTCTGCCCCCAGGCCCTGCCGCCCTCCAGCCCCGGGCAGGGCCCTCGACCCTGGGCtcaggggacagggaggagggccgGGCCGACGACCGCCTGGAGCTGGCCTCCCAGCAGAGCACCGAGACGGGCTCTCTGGATGGGAGCTGCCGGGACCAGCTcaactcctccatcacctccaccacctccaccctggtCCCGGGCATGCTGGaggaggccgaggaggaggaggacgaggaggaagattACACCCCGGAGCCCATCTCGGTGGAGGTTCCTCCCCTGAGCAGCCGCATCGAGTCCTGGGTGTCCACCACGCTGGAGAACTTCCAGCTGGGGAAGAGCCTGGACAGCACCGAGGAAGAcgacgacgaggaggaggatgaggaggaagggcaGAGCGAGGAAGAGGACGAGTTGGATTCAGCCGACCTGGCGGTGACCGGCCCGGGGAGCAAGGAGCAGATGGAGGCCAAGAAGATCACTGGTTGA
- the secisbp2l gene encoding selenocysteine insertion sequence-binding protein 2-like isoform X3, whose product MDASDNKDVKLSAEVEPFIPQKKGLEGTLISMSLSGETGGQGGGAGGGGGGGGGEPTPIPSYLITCYPFVQENQPNRYRQHPMYNGGELRWQQPNHSPGGPYLAYPILSSPQPPVSNDYTYYQIMPAPCPPMMGFYQPFPGAYPGPVQAGGLSPVSADVGDRQPPLGQAFGLANQRGRGMIRPAALPKQQQQLGVCQPPRSRRPPPTRSVAVQKEVCASGPDGRTKTVLLVDAAQQTGMHTSAPPNFPGEVSGRCASERASPLLWKNRPRRRRASHPTESSSEQGASEADIDSDSGYCSPKHNQAAGATQRTAEPSTAATGVESGVMTAVSCVNVASQATQKPWGDRNPAFHRAGKTPEQRHFQQDFQGGYPGRPSPAQAERRLQAGGIPGSELTPEPLYFEDEDEFPELVTGAAALRNSKPEPNPAQSQAKLPKNLLDNLPENSPINIVQTPIPITTSVPKRAKSQRKKALAAALATAQEYSEISMEQRKLQEALTKAAGKKSKTPVQLDLGDMLAALEKQQQALKAKQLTNTKPLSFTVGTAPPFHGSASTNVASMLKQPYSAPHNSLDSTAPRLKRGKEREVPKVKRPTALKKIILKEREGKKGKSCVEQGSSGQEEQGDEELHFTDDLSREPASQDENGLSMLSDASLSPASQNSPYSITPVSQGSPASSGIGSPMAANAITKIHSRRFREYCNQVLNKEIDESVTLLLQELVRFQERVYQKDPSKAKAKRRLVMGLREVTKHMKLHKIKCVLISPNCEKIQAKGGLDEALYNVIAMAREQEIPFVFALGRKALGRCVNKLVPVSVVGIFNYSGAESLFNRLVSLTEEARKAYKDMVSALEQEQAEEALKHDKKVPHHMGHSRNPSAASAISFCSVISEPISEVNEKEYETNWRSMVESSDALEPVETEPSRPAPSSSSHRDGEAPSSSTNHPTQGPSLPPGPAALQPRAGPSTLGSGDREEGRADDRLELASQQSTETGSLDGSCRDQLNSSITSTTSTLVPGMLEEAEEEEDEEEDYTPEPISVEVPPLSSRIESWVSTTLENFQLGKSLDSTEEDDDEEEDEEEGQSEEEDELDSADLAVTGPGSKEQMEAKKITG is encoded by the exons ATGGACGCTAGTGACAACAAG GATGTGAAGCTTTCAGCCGAGGTGGAACCGTTCATCCCACAGAAGAAAGGTCTGGAAGGAACACTGATCAGCATGAGCCTGTCTGGAGAGACGGGAGGACAAGGAGGcggggcgggaggaggaggaggtggaggggggggagagcctACCCCCATTCCCAGCTACCTCATCACCTGTTACCCCTTTGTCCAGGAGAACCAGCCCAACAGGTACAG GCAGCACCCTATGTATAATGGAGGAGAACTGCGCTGGCAGCAGCCCAACCACAGCCCTGGTGGCCCGTACCTAGCCTACCCCATCCTGTCCTCCCCGCAGCCCCCCGTCTCCAACGACTACACCTACTACCAGATCATGcccgctccctgcccccctATGATGGGCTTCTACCAGCCCTTCCCCGGAGCGTACCCTGGCCCCGTtcaggctggggggctgagtcCTGTATCAGCCGATGTCGGCGACAGACAGCCCCCTCTGGGACAGGCGTTTGGCCTGGCcaatcagagagggaggggcatgATCCGACCAGCTGCGCTGCCAAAG caacagcagcagctgggGGTGTGCCAGCCCCCCAGGTCCCGCCGCCCGCCCCCCACCAGGAGTGTGGCGGTGCAGAAAGAGGTGTGTGCCTCGGGGCCCGACGGCAGGACCAAGACTGTCCTCCTGGTGGATGCTGCACAGCAGACCGGTATGCACACCAGTGCCCCCCCCA ACTTCCCCGGCGAGGTGTCGGGGCGGTGTGCGTCCGAGCGAGCCAGCCCGCTGCTCTGGAAGAACCGGCCCCGGAGGAGACGGGCGTCTCACCCGACGGAGAGCTCCAGCGAGCAGGGGGCCAGCGAGGCCGATATAGACAGCGACAGCGGCTACTGCAGCCCTAAACACAACCAGGCCGCCGGCGCCACGCAGCGCACGGCCGagccatccaccgccgccacg GGTGTGGAATCTGGAGTAATGACGG caGTGAGCTGTGTGAATGTGGCCTCCCAGGCTACCCAGAAGCCCTGGGGAGACAGGAACCCAGCCTTCCACAGAGCAGGGAAGACCCCCGAGCAGAGGCACTtccaacag gacttCCAGGGAGGCTACCCCGGTCGCCCCAGCCCGgcccaggcagagaggaggctgcaggCGGGAGGCATCCCTGGGTCTGAGCTCACTCCTGAGCCCCTCTACTTTGAG gATGAAGATGAGTTTCCAGAGCTCGTAACAGGAGCGGCAGCACTCCGCAACAGCAAGCCAGAACCTAACCCGGCCCAGTCCCAGGCCAAACTCCCCAAGAACCTG ctgGACAATCTGCCAGAGAACTCCCCCATCAACATCGTCCAGACCCCCATCCCCATCACCACCTCCGTCCCCAAGAGGGCCAAGAGCCAGAGGAAGAAGGCTCTGGCTGCTGCCCTGGCAACAGCACAGGAGTACTCTGAGATCAGCATGGAGCAGAGAAAACTCCAG GAGGCGCTGACCAAGGCTGCAGGGAAGAAGAGTAAGACTCCAGTCCAGCTGGACCTGGGAGACATGCTGGCTGCTCTGGAGAAACAACAGCAGGCCTTAAAGGCCAAGCAACTCACCAACACAAAGCCACTGTCctttacag TGGGAACGGCGCCTCCGTTTCACGGCTCGGCCTCCACCAACGTGGCGTCCATGTTGAAGCAGCCTTACTCCGCCCCCCACAACTCCCTGGACTCCACCGCCCCCCGTctgaagagggggaaggagagggaggtccCCAAGGTCAAACGACCCACCGCCCTGAAGAAG ATCATCCTGAAGGAGCGTGAAGGGAAGAAAGGGAAGAGCTGTGTGGAGCAGGGTTCCTCAGGacaagaggagcagggagacgaGGAGCTGCACTTTACAGACGACCTCTCGCGGGAGCCTGCCTCCCAGGATG AGAACggtctgagcatgctcagtgaTGCGTCCCTGTCGCCGGCCAGTCAGAACTCTCCTTACAGCATCACTCCAGTTTCCCAGGGTTCCCCTGCCAGCAGTGGCATCGGTAGCCCCATGGCCGCCAACGCCATCACCAAGATACACAGCCGTCGCTTCAGAGA GTACTGTAACCAGGTGCTGAACAAGGAGATCGACGAGAGCGTGACGCTGCTTCTGCAGGAGCTGGTGCGCTTCCAGGAGCGCGTCTACCAGAAGGACCCCTCCAAGGCCAAGGCCAAGCGCAGGCTGGTCATGGGGCTGCGGGAGGTCACCAAACACATGAAGCTGCACAAGATCAAGTGTGTCCTCATCTCCCCCAACTGTGAGAAGATCCAGGCCAAAG GGGGTCTGGACGAAGCTCTGTACAACGTCATCGCCATGGCGAGAGAACAGGAGATCCCGTTTGTGTTCGCCCTGGGCAGGAAGGCTCTGGGGCGCTGCGTCAACAAGCTGGTGCCAGTCAGCGTGGTGGGCATCTTCAACTACTCCGGAGCAGAG AGTTTGTTTAACCGCCTGGTGTCTTTGACGGAGGAGGCGAGGAAGGCCTATAAGGACATGGTGTCCGctctggagcaggagcaggcagaggaggccCTGAAGCACGACAAGAAGGTCCCCCATCACATGGGCCACTCCCGGAACCCCTCCGCGGCCTCCGCCATCTCCTTCTGCTCCGTCATCTCTGAGCCCATCTCCGAGGTCAACGAGAAGGAGTACG AGACCAACTGGAGAAGCATGGTGGAGTCGTCCGACGccctggagcctgtggagactgAGCCTAGccgccctgctccctcctcaaGCTCCCACAGAGACGGAGAAGccccgtcctcctccaccaACCACCCCACCCAGGGCCCCAGTCTGCCCCCAGGCCCTGCCGCCCTCCAGCCCCGGGCAGGGCCCTCGACCCTGGGCtcaggggacagggaggagggccgGGCCGACGACCGCCTGGAGCTGGCCTCCCAGCAGAGCACCGAGACGGGCTCTCTGGATGGGAGCTGCCGGGACCAGCTcaactcctccatcacctccaccacctccaccctggtCCCGGGCATGCTGGaggaggccgaggaggaggaggacgaggaggaagattACACCCCGGAGCCCATCTCGGTGGAGGTTCCTCCCCTGAGCAGCCGCATCGAGTCCTGGGTGTCCACCACGCTGGAGAACTTCCAGCTGGGGAAGAGCCTGGACAGCACCGAGGAAGAcgacgacgaggaggaggatgaggaggaagggcaGAGCGAGGAAGAGGACGAGTTGGATTCAGCCGACCTGGCGGTGACCGGCCCGGGGAGCAAGGAGCAGATGGAGGCCAAGAAGATCACTGGTTGA